One Calliopsis andreniformis isolate RMS-2024a chromosome 9, iyCalAndr_principal, whole genome shotgun sequence genomic window carries:
- the LOC143184156 gene encoding uncharacterized protein LOC143184156 produces MTFAVTPSTITLRRVPLTYAAHSPRLAAPPFLHQPDNKVQCRNPRNDDSSRKEIQRGTNSYRHCCFYDDDKSKTAGMYGTQGLVFLFLTNGLLLPSPRPELASTS; encoded by the exons ATGACCTTCGCCGTAACGCCGTCGACCATTACGCTCCGCCGTGTGCCGCTTAC ATATGCCGCGCATTCTCCTAGACTTGCAGCTCCACCTTTTCTACACCAGCCAGACAACAAGGTACAATGCCGAAACCCACGCAACGACGATTCATCGCGGAAGGAGATACAGAGAG GAACGAATTCGTATCGGCATTGTTGTTTTTACGACGACGATAAATCGAAGACTGCCGGAATGTATGGGACCCAAGGACTAGTATTTCTTTTTCTCACCAATGGGTTATTGCTGCCCTCCCCTCGCCCTGAACTGGCTTCGACTTCGTAA